A stretch of Malus sylvestris chromosome 11, drMalSylv7.2, whole genome shotgun sequence DNA encodes these proteins:
- the LOC126589603 gene encoding uncharacterized protein LOC126589603 has product MAPPSAPSSQKSSTTQPFFPFRKLSMSLMFFSLKELKIMSTSMCFDCLHMAHGVITRHAGSLLRCIDCVEKERFEEPHHINSNQTPFLRPCILKMRAAEEL; this is encoded by the exons ATGGCTCCGCCCTCGGCCCCCTCGTCACAGAAATCATCTACCACCCAACCCTTTTTTCCTTTTCGGAAATTATCGATGTCCCTAATGTTCTTCAG CTTGAAGGAACTGAAAATTATGTCTACCTCGATGTGCTTTGATTGTTTGCACATGGCACATGGAGTGATTACAAGA CATGCTGGCAGCCTTTTGCGGTGCATTGATTGTGTAGAGAAAGAGAGGTTTGAAGAGCCGCACCACAT AAACTCAAACCAAACCCCATTCTTGAGGCCTTGCATACTGAAGATGAGAGCTGCAGAAGAACTCTAA
- the LOC126589598 gene encoding phenylalanine N-monooxygenase CYP79D16-like isoform X2, translating into MEPNVGFLSLCLLVTFIIRFLIKRFWHQSDNKNDSKVFKPNYPLPPTPKCLKPWPIVGNLPELLANKPTFRWIHKMMDEMNTEIACIRLGNTNVIPITCPQLSREILKKQDAIFASRPRIISTFLVTKGYKTAALVPFGEQWKKMRKVITSELLTPMRHKWLTDKRVEEADHIVKYVYNQCNNNEGGGIVNLRLATQHYCANVIKKMVLNKRYFGEEMEDGGPGLEEQKYLENVFTILNYIYSFSVSDYIPCLRGLDLDGHEKIIKDAIRDTTKYQDPLIEERVCEHQKLGNNKEAHDLLDILISLKDKNGEPLLSLEEIKAQFSELTIAAVDNPSNAAEWAIAEMINQPELFEKATQELDAVVGKNRQVQESDLSQLNFVKACAREAFRLHPVAPFNVPHVSMADTTVGDYFIPKGSHVILSRVGLGRNPKVWDEPLKFKPERHLKDDGSGVVLTESELRFISFSTGMRGCVASTLGTAMTVMLFARLLHGFTWHVPPTESSIELTESTNDLSLAKPLLAYAKPRLPAHVYQTK; encoded by the exons ATGGAACCCAACGTTGGCTTTCTCTCATTGTGCTTGCTAGTCACCTTCATTATTCGTTTTCTGATCAAACGTTTTTGGCATCAAAGCGACAATAAAAACGATAGCAAAGTATTCAAGCCAAACTATCCACTTCCTCCCACTCCAAAATGCCTAAAACCATGGCCTATTGTCGGCAACCTCCCTGAATTGCTGGCTAACAAGCCCACATTCCGGTGGATACACAAGATGATGGACGAAATGAACACTGAAATTGCATGCATCCGTCTTGGGAACACGAATGTGATTCCCATCACTTGCCCTCAACTCAGCCGCGAAATCTTAAAGAAGCAGGACGCAATCTTCGCGTCGCGTCCGCGTATCATTTCCACTTTTCTTGTCACCAAGGGATACAAAACTGCGGCTCTGGTGCCCTTCGGAGAACAATGGAAGAAAATGAGGAAGGTAATAACAAGCGAATTGCTTACTCCAATGAGGCACAAGTGGCTCACGGACAAAAGGGTTGAAGAGGCCGATCACATCGTCAAGTATGTGTACAACCAGTGCAACAACAATGAAGGTGGTGGCATTGTAAATTTGAGACTTGCCACTCAACATTATTGTGCAAATGTGATTAAGAAAATGGTTCTCAACAAGAGGTACTTTGGGGAGGAAATGGAGGATGGTGGGCCTGGTTTGGAGGAACAAAAGTATTTAGAAAATGTATTTACAATACTTAACTACATCTATTCATTTTCTGTATCCGATTACATTCCATGCTTGAGAGGGCTTGACTTGGATGGCCATGAGAAGATTATCAAGGATGCCATAAGAGATACAACAAAATACCAAGACCCCTTAATCGAAGAGAGGGTTTGTGAACATCAGAAACTTGGCAATAACAAGGAGGCACACGACTTGCTTGACATTCTTATCTCTCTGAAAGATAAGAATGGCGAACCCTTACTGTCTCTGGAAGAAATCAAAGCTCAATTCAGT GAACTAACAATAGCAGCAGTGGACAATCCCTCAAATGCTGCTGAATGGGCAATTGCAGAGATGATAAATCAACCTGAACTCTTTGAGAAAGCAACACAAGAACTTGATGCTGTGGTCGGAAAGAACAGACAAGTTCAAGAGTCGGATTTGTCGCAGCTCAACTTCGTAAAGGCATGCGCCAGAGAAGCCTTCCGCCTCCACCCGGTGGCACCGTTCAATGTACCTCACGTGTCTATGGCCGACACAACCGTCGGAGATTACTTCATCCCCAAGGGTAGCCACGTGATTCTCAGCCGAGTCGGACTGGGCCGCAACCCTAAAGTTTGGGACGAGCCTCTCAAGTTCAAGCCGGAGCGGCACCTAAAGGACGACGGGTCCGGGGTGGTGCTCACCGAGTCGGAATTGCGGTTCATTTCGTTCAGCACGGGGATGCGGGGCTGCGTAGCGAGTACACTCGGCACTGCCATGACCGTAATGCTGTTTGCTAGGCTTCTTCATGGGTTTACATGGCACGTGCCACCCACTGAGTCAAGCATCGAACTCACCGAGTCAACAAACGATCTCTCACTCGCGAAGCCACTGCTTGCATATGCAAAGCCACGTTTGCCAGCTCATGTTTACCAAACGAAATGA